Proteins found in one Paenibacillus sp. FSL R10-2782 genomic segment:
- a CDS encoding DUF4870 domain-containing protein yields MSVYKSSTGMDENIAAVLCYLFAFLGALAFVLLEKKSRFVLFHALQSIFLFVALMIGHVLAGLIPLLGPPLASLLTLAGIVLWIVLIIHAGQGKWLKLPWMGDLALHQARQL; encoded by the coding sequence ATGTCAGTCTACAAGTCTTCCACAGGAATGGATGAAAATATAGCAGCTGTCCTGTGCTACCTGTTCGCATTCCTTGGTGCATTGGCCTTCGTGTTGCTGGAAAAGAAAAGTCGGTTCGTTCTGTTTCACGCTCTACAATCCATTTTTCTGTTCGTAGCCCTCATGATCGGGCATGTGCTCGCAGGACTCATTCCGCTACTCGGCCCTCCACTCGCTTCCCTGCTGACACTGGCAGGCATCGTCTTATGGATCGTCCTGATCATTCATGCTGGACAAGGCAAGTGGCTCAAGCTTCCTTGGATGGGTGATCTAGCCCTCCATCAAGCTCGGCAGTTGTGA
- a CDS encoding transposase, with product MERKGKDLLPLTGEKVEVDGIYVDEDGHEQHLHRGQHFPADVVLGDSEWKMTEYAFDNHHDGRTDERLVPKEDDENKKGKITHPRRRLQRGDR from the coding sequence ATGGAACGCAAAGGAAAGGATTTGCTCCCGCTAACGGGTGAGAAGGTAGAAGTAGACGGTATTTATGTCGATGAGGACGGACATGAGCAGCATTTACATCGGGGACAGCATTTTCCCGCCGATGTTGTTCTAGGCGATTCCGAGTGGAAAATGACCGAATACGCCTTTGACAATCATCATGACGGACGTACCGATGAACGACTTGTCCCCAAAGAGGATGACGAGAATAAAAAGGGTAAAATTACACATCCCCGCCGCCGTTTACAACGCGGAGATCGTTAA
- a CDS encoding glycosyltransferase: MEAAAPKILILYASYGEGHVQAARAIMDSLRRLGRCEVRLLDLMAESHPWLNGLTKFVYMQSFKTIPWLYGWVYNITREMQAKSAFGSVLHSFGMRQLAFTLEKEKPDLVIHTFPQLALPALRRKLGMKLPLVNVVTDFDLHGRWLHPDIDRYYVATEDIQQEAAQRGISLERIVATGIPIHASFYKRLADDTDPEDADVVDDYPIPLPDPGTTTLLIMAGAYGVMSGILDICRQLSRLPQLRLLIVCGRNPQLKAELDGLYADHPDIHIFGFIDYVPALMHASDMVITKPGGITLSESIASELPILVFKPVPGQELNNALYLEQKGAARIARNTQELIQHCVDLISNPSLAIGMKQSIEQLRKPHPADRIAEDILHQLVDKIPSIRTN, from the coding sequence ATGGAAGCCGCAGCACCAAAAATTTTAATATTGTATGCCAGCTACGGAGAAGGCCATGTGCAAGCCGCCCGAGCTATTATGGACAGCTTGCGGAGGCTCGGACGCTGCGAGGTTCGGTTACTTGACCTGATGGCTGAATCCCACCCCTGGTTGAACGGTTTAACCAAATTTGTCTATATGCAAAGCTTCAAGACCATTCCCTGGCTTTACGGTTGGGTCTATAACATAACCCGTGAAATGCAGGCAAAATCAGCCTTTGGCAGTGTGCTGCATTCCTTTGGAATGCGCCAGCTTGCGTTCACTCTGGAAAAGGAGAAGCCTGACCTTGTCATACATACGTTCCCGCAGCTCGCTCTCCCGGCGTTACGCCGCAAATTGGGGATGAAGCTGCCCCTTGTAAACGTGGTTACGGATTTTGACCTGCACGGACGTTGGCTGCATCCCGATATCGACCGCTACTATGTGGCAACCGAGGATATACAGCAGGAAGCCGCACAGCGGGGAATTTCTCTTGAGCGGATTGTCGCCACAGGTATCCCCATTCATGCTTCGTTTTATAAAAGGCTTGCTGATGATACTGATCCAGAAGATGCTGATGTGGTTGATGATTATCCAATTCCACTGCCAGATCCGGGAACTACAACGCTGCTCATTATGGCAGGTGCCTATGGTGTGATGTCCGGTATATTGGACATCTGTCGGCAATTGAGCCGCCTCCCGCAGCTGCGGCTACTGATCGTCTGCGGACGTAATCCGCAGCTAAAAGCCGAGTTGGATGGGCTGTATGCAGACCACCCCGATATCCACATCTTCGGATTCATCGACTATGTACCCGCACTTATGCACGCAAGCGATATGGTCATTACCAAGCCCGGCGGCATCACTCTCTCGGAAAGCATCGCCTCCGAGTTGCCCATCCTTGTGTTCAAGCCTGTACCCGGTCAGGAGCTGAATAACGCCCTGTATCTGGAGCAAAAGGGAGCCGCTCGCATTGCCCGTAATACGCAAGAGCTGATTCAACATTGCGTCGACCTGATCTCCAATCCCTCTCTCGCTATAGGAATGAAACAGTCCATTGAGCAATTACGCAAACCTCATCCTGCAGACCGGATTGCCGAGGATATTTTGCACCAGCTTGTGGATAAAATCCCTTCCATACGGACAAATTAA
- the map gene encoding type I methionyl aminopeptidase — MEIAIRTPEEIGYMREAGRILADCHRALESRILPGMTTLEIDAWVEQFLSKRGATPEQKGYRGFPYATCASVNEVVCHGFPSERVLHDGDIVTIDIVVNKDGWLADRGWTYAVGNVSRPVARLLRQTHKALVRGIEAARPGRKLGDIGHAVEKAAGWRRYGIVKPLIGHGIGREMHEPPDVLHYGRAGTGLPLREGMVITIEPVFTLGTEGAVLWGDDGWTITSADGSWGAQYEHTIAITKNGPYILTA; from the coding sequence ATGGAGATAGCCATACGGACACCGGAGGAAATCGGCTATATGAGGGAGGCCGGACGTATTTTGGCAGATTGTCATCGTGCGTTGGAGAGTCGTATCCTTCCGGGAATGACCACGCTGGAAATAGATGCGTGGGTAGAGCAATTTTTGAGCAAGCGGGGAGCCACGCCTGAGCAAAAAGGCTATAGGGGCTTTCCTTATGCCACCTGCGCTTCGGTCAACGAGGTGGTATGCCACGGCTTTCCCTCGGAGCGGGTGCTTCATGACGGGGATATTGTGACCATCGACATCGTCGTCAATAAGGATGGCTGGCTGGCCGACCGGGGCTGGACCTATGCAGTAGGTAACGTCAGTCGCCCGGTAGCGAGGTTGTTACGGCAAACGCATAAGGCACTGGTACGCGGAATCGAGGCAGCCCGTCCGGGCAGGAAGCTGGGTGACATTGGGCACGCAGTGGAAAAAGCGGCAGGTTGGCGGCGGTACGGCATCGTTAAGCCCTTGATCGGGCACGGTATTGGTCGTGAGATGCACGAGCCGCCGGATGTTTTGCACTATGGCCGTGCTGGAACGGGGCTGCCGCTGCGCGAAGGGATGGTAATCACCATCGAGCCGGTATTTACCCTCGGAACGGAGGGGGCTGTATTGTGGGGGGATGATGGCTGGACCATCACCTCGGCGGACGGCAGTTGGGGCGCACAATATGAGCACACGATTGCGATCACGAAGAACGGCCCGTACATTTTGACCGCATAA
- a CDS encoding GNAT family N-acetyltransferase, which produces MMIREATISDAAGIAKVHVDCWRTTYKNIIPAEALERLSYEQRTELWKSNISSEDDHQVYVVENEKGEISGFVSGGPEKSGEYPPYEGEVTAIYVLKEYHSLGWGKQLFMRLLQHLSSMDIHSAIVWVLADNPARYFYEQPGAKLIVEQHLIKMGDKNLNMVAYGWEHK; this is translated from the coding sequence ATGATGATCAGAGAAGCGACGATATCAGATGCGGCAGGCATCGCCAAGGTGCATGTGGATTGCTGGAGAACCACCTACAAAAATATCATACCCGCTGAGGCTCTGGAGCGGCTTTCCTACGAGCAAAGAACAGAGCTGTGGAAATCAAATATATCCAGTGAAGACGATCATCAGGTATATGTGGTTGAAAATGAGAAGGGGGAAATCAGCGGATTTGTAAGTGGAGGGCCGGAAAAGTCAGGTGAATATCCCCCGTATGAGGGAGAGGTAACTGCTATTTATGTGTTAAAAGAATACCACAGTCTAGGATGGGGAAAGCAATTATTCATGCGTCTTCTTCAACATTTAAGCAGTATGGACATACACTCTGCCATCGTGTGGGTGTTAGCAGATAATCCGGCTCGCTATTTTTATGAGCAACCGGGGGCTAAGCTTATAGTTGAGCAGCACCTTATAAAAATGGGTGACAAGAACCTGAACATGGTGGCTTACGGGTGGGAACATAAATAG
- a CDS encoding DUF438 domain-containing protein — translation MSELINNREHTAKELTERQQILKEIMKELHDGKSVDEVKARFAVAVGGVSVAEISAMEHALMTEEGIPVSEVQRLCSVHTSIFKGSIEDIHRPSGPEEQPGHPVHTFKLENREIERLVNFQLALHADQFQKDDSPKIIYKLLEDLSLLLDLDKHYSRKENLVFPYLERYGIFGPTKVMWGVDDSIRAAIKEAKSLLAEYNGDREQIGQTLTHIMTEVNEMIFKEENILLPMALGKLTEDEWLKIARESAEIGFCLTAPEREWIPERAEEPVEMDEQKEGTSGTPQGFVRFETGIVSVQQLELLLNHLPVDLTFIDENDVVRYFSHGKERIFARTKAVIGRTVQNCHPPQSVHVVEKLLEDFKAGRKDAEDFWIPIKDKFVYIRYFAIRDSEGRYLGTLEFTQNIAPIRALEGQKRILSD, via the coding sequence ATGAGCGAGCTGATCAATAACCGCGAACACACAGCAAAGGAACTCACAGAACGCCAGCAAATATTAAAGGAAATTATGAAGGAACTACATGACGGGAAAAGCGTGGATGAAGTCAAAGCGCGCTTCGCAGTGGCAGTTGGCGGGGTAAGTGTAGCAGAAATTTCGGCCATGGAGCACGCCCTGATGACCGAGGAAGGAATCCCCGTGTCGGAGGTGCAGCGTCTCTGTTCCGTCCACACGTCGATATTCAAGGGCTCGATTGAGGATATTCACCGTCCTTCCGGACCGGAGGAACAGCCGGGACATCCCGTTCATACCTTCAAGCTGGAAAATCGGGAGATTGAACGGCTGGTCAACTTCCAGCTCGCACTGCACGCAGATCAATTCCAAAAGGATGATAGCCCCAAAATCATTTACAAGCTGCTGGAGGATTTAAGTCTGCTGCTGGATCTGGATAAGCACTATAGCCGCAAAGAAAATCTGGTCTTTCCTTATCTAGAACGCTATGGAATTTTTGGTCCAACCAAAGTCATGTGGGGTGTGGACGACAGCATTCGTGCCGCCATCAAGGAGGCGAAGAGTCTGCTCGCTGAATATAACGGAGATCGTGAACAGATTGGGCAGACGCTCACCCATATCATGACCGAAGTGAACGAAATGATATTCAAGGAAGAGAATATTCTGCTGCCGATGGCGCTGGGTAAGCTAACAGAGGATGAGTGGCTGAAAATAGCTCGTGAAAGTGCAGAAATCGGGTTCTGCCTGACCGCTCCTGAGCGGGAATGGATACCTGAGCGAGCAGAGGAGCCTGTCGAAATGGATGAGCAAAAGGAAGGAACATCAGGAACTCCCCAAGGCTTTGTGCGATTCGAGACGGGGATTGTGTCTGTGCAACAATTGGAGCTGCTGTTGAATCATCTACCCGTCGATCTGACCTTTATAGATGAAAATGATGTCGTTCGTTACTTCTCCCATGGCAAAGAGCGAATATTCGCCCGTACGAAGGCCGTCATTGGACGTACCGTGCAGAATTGCCACCCGCCGCAAAGCGTGCATGTCGTAGAGAAGCTGCTGGAGGATTTTAAAGCCGGACGCAAGGATGCTGAGGATTTTTGGATACCGATTAAAGATAAATTCGTCTACATTCGGTACTTCGCAATCCGTGATTCAGAGGGCCGCTATCTGGGGACGCTGGAATTCACACAAAATATCGCGCCTATTCGCGCTCTGGAAGGACAGAAACGGATTTTATCCGATTAA
- a CDS encoding GntR family transcriptional regulator, whose product MNIPVQIDENSAEPLYAQIEKQLRSLIVTGQIAAGTLLPSIREFAGTLRCSVITVRRVYQDLENEGLLRTRQGTGTFVALVEEDLRSGYRLKAVTEALEAAIATGMAVQMTEQELLELFADMVKRKYKVQAKE is encoded by the coding sequence GTGAACATACCGGTGCAAATTGATGAGAATAGCGCGGAACCGCTATATGCACAGATTGAAAAGCAGCTTCGTTCACTCATCGTGACCGGGCAGATTGCAGCGGGAACGCTGCTTCCCTCCATACGGGAGTTTGCGGGGACACTCCGTTGCAGCGTGATTACCGTCCGGCGGGTCTATCAGGATTTGGAAAACGAAGGCTTGCTTCGTACCCGGCAGGGAACGGGAACCTTCGTAGCTCTGGTCGAGGAAGATCTACGCTCAGGCTACCGCCTTAAGGCAGTGACCGAGGCATTGGAGGCAGCAATTGCTACAGGTATGGCGGTACAGATGACAGAACAGGAATTGTTGGAACTTTTCGCAGACATGGTGAAGAGAAAGTATAAAGTCCAAGCGAAGGAGTGA
- a CDS encoding ABC transporter ATP-binding protein, whose amino-acid sequence MSQVYKKRGNRGIGPINLTIEPGYVVALAGHNGSGKSTLLHLLTQLVHPDSGVIRWFGQAYPDGMPVDTRQWVGYVPEQPTREEDRLTAEAAAAFRALWYPGWDETRFQRLLERFQVPQHTRLSRMSKGERRKFELAAALAPHPRLLLLDEPSSGLDPFAWKIMLEELRDCMENGKTTVIIATHIMDEIKRLADYIVLMHEGRLLGKLEKDHLLENSKEMWFEGTSEEASELPGVIEIESEGGLQRIVTLEAGEAGAILEQAGIRPIRVRSLELDDILWYWSEGQLAGEE is encoded by the coding sequence ATGAGCCAAGTCTATAAAAAGCGGGGAAACCGGGGAATCGGGCCGATTAATTTGACGATTGAACCGGGCTATGTGGTCGCTTTGGCAGGACATAACGGGTCAGGGAAAAGCACTTTGCTGCATCTGCTAACCCAGCTTGTCCACCCGGATTCCGGTGTAATTCGCTGGTTCGGTCAGGCGTACCCGGATGGTATGCCCGTAGATACGCGGCAGTGGGTTGGATATGTGCCGGAGCAGCCGACCCGTGAGGAAGACCGACTTACAGCAGAAGCAGCAGCGGCTTTTCGGGCGTTGTGGTATCCGGGCTGGGACGAAACCCGATTCCAGCGGTTGCTGGAACGCTTTCAGGTTCCACAGCATACGAGATTATCGCGTATGTCCAAGGGAGAGCGCCGCAAGTTTGAGCTGGCTGCTGCTTTGGCGCCTCATCCCCGTTTGTTGCTGCTCGACGAGCCTTCGTCGGGATTGGACCCTTTTGCATGGAAGATTATGCTGGAGGAACTGCGGGATTGTATGGAAAACGGCAAAACGACGGTTATTATTGCGACTCATATCATGGACGAGATCAAGCGTTTGGCCGATTATATTGTCCTGATGCATGAAGGACGGCTGCTCGGCAAGCTGGAAAAGGACCACCTGCTCGAAAATAGCAAGGAAATGTGGTTTGAGGGTACATCTGAGGAAGCATCGGAGCTGCCGGGGGTTATAGAGATAGAGAGTGAAGGCGGATTGCAGCGGATTGTAACGTTGGAGGCCGGAGAAGCCGGCGCGATATTGGAACAGGCGGGTATTCGTCCGATCCGTGTGCGGAGTCTGGAGCTGGATGATATTTTATGGTATTGGTCTGAGGGGCAATTAGCAGGTGAAGAATAG
- a CDS encoding ATP-binding cassette domain-containing protein, with product MSMLQLEQVVKQYGNHTAVNGISLDVNGGEIYGLLGGNGAGKTTTMRMVLGLIYPDGGSIQYEGKPYSKELQRTMGYLPEERGLYPKVKVSEQINYLGRLRGMSAKDADKSLRYWLERFGVPEYYDKRIEELSKGNQQKMGFIAAVVHRPTLLILDEAFSGLDPVNVELLKDTVKELRDDGAAILFSTHRMEHVEELCRHITILHRSNTVVQGSVSEIKGRYPREKVRLIATGEVKGLDQLPGVRRVERMDRGWLLHIEQPDAAKFILQTALEQTDVEHFEIKEPTLNEIFIREVGDSHE from the coding sequence ATGAGTATGCTGCAATTGGAGCAGGTTGTGAAGCAATATGGCAACCACACGGCGGTTAACGGCATTTCGCTGGATGTGAACGGCGGGGAGATTTACGGACTGTTGGGAGGCAATGGAGCAGGCAAAACGACAACGATGCGCATGGTGCTTGGTCTAATTTACCCTGACGGGGGAAGCATTCAATATGAGGGCAAGCCATACAGCAAGGAGCTTCAACGAACGATGGGTTATTTGCCTGAGGAACGAGGGTTGTATCCCAAGGTAAAGGTGAGCGAGCAAATTAACTATTTGGGCAGGCTGCGAGGAATGTCAGCCAAGGATGCGGACAAAAGTCTGCGCTACTGGCTGGAACGCTTTGGCGTGCCGGAATATTATGACAAGCGGATAGAGGAGCTATCCAAGGGGAATCAGCAGAAAATGGGCTTTATTGCTGCCGTTGTGCATCGCCCGACGCTGCTCATTTTGGATGAGGCGTTCAGCGGACTTGATCCTGTGAACGTCGAGCTGCTGAAGGATACGGTGAAGGAGCTGCGGGACGACGGGGCTGCAATTTTATTCTCGACCCACCGGATGGAGCATGTGGAGGAACTGTGCCGCCATATTACGATTTTGCATCGTTCGAATACCGTTGTACAGGGAAGCGTGTCGGAGATTAAAGGCCGCTACCCGCGTGAAAAAGTTCGTCTCATCGCCACAGGCGAAGTGAAGGGACTGGATCAACTGCCCGGCGTGCGGCGTGTAGAGCGAATGGATCGGGGCTGGCTGCTGCATATTGAACAGCCGGATGCGGCCAAGTTCATTTTACAGACGGCGCTGGAGCAAACGGATGTCGAGCATTTTGAAATTAAAGAGCCTACGCTGAATGAAATTTTCATACGAGAGGTGGGTGATTCTCATGAATAG
- a CDS encoding ABC transporter permease: MNRLGTVIGFTFRQKARTKSFLITTLVLALLITLGMNLPYLLSLFKGEGMGGAGGSGKSAAEHHRLGLIAGSRTEVANQLEQFTKAQPNPAATWVRYDNPQAPAMQQALKDGELQGYVEFTEPAAKGEAFPKVEYVSIEKAPSPAVITLLQTGLQEAKVKAMIGVNTLTSEQVREISTPVTVHSREVNSPSETGQAAGTEDQEASMINYGLVYVLMILFFTSSMMTGNMIASEVTSEKSSRIMEILITSVSPLTQMFGKIIGIFLVGLLQIAVFAAVVCANLMLPHNSAILSSAGLDLSQLNTTVLGYGLVFYILGYFLYAVLFAAVGSIVSRTEELGQAVMPITMLSLAAFYIGIFNIAAPDTMFVKVAGYIPFFSPTVMLLRIGLERASLLEIWLSLAILVASILFFGWLAAKIYRTGVLMYGKRPSFKELRKAMKAYKI; encoded by the coding sequence ATGAATAGACTGGGTACGGTTATCGGTTTTACGTTTCGCCAGAAGGCGAGAACCAAATCTTTTCTCATTACGACGCTGGTGCTGGCCTTGCTCATTACTCTTGGCATGAATCTGCCGTATCTGCTTTCTTTGTTTAAGGGAGAAGGAATGGGTGGAGCAGGGGGTTCCGGTAAATCGGCTGCTGAGCATCATCGCTTGGGACTGATCGCCGGAAGCCGGACAGAAGTAGCGAATCAACTGGAGCAATTTACAAAGGCTCAGCCCAACCCGGCAGCTACCTGGGTGCGTTATGACAACCCACAAGCTCCAGCAATGCAGCAAGCCTTGAAAGACGGGGAGCTGCAAGGCTATGTGGAGTTCACGGAGCCTGCCGCAAAGGGAGAAGCTTTTCCCAAAGTAGAGTACGTATCTATTGAAAAAGCACCATCCCCGGCTGTAATCACACTGCTGCAAACCGGACTTCAGGAGGCAAAGGTCAAGGCTATGATCGGTGTGAATACCTTGACCAGTGAGCAAGTCCGTGAAATTAGTACGCCTGTTACCGTGCACAGTCGAGAAGTGAACAGTCCCTCTGAAACAGGTCAGGCTGCTGGAACAGAGGACCAAGAAGCTTCCATGATTAACTATGGCTTGGTCTATGTACTCATGATTTTGTTTTTCACCTCGTCGATGATGACAGGCAATATGATTGCCTCAGAAGTGACTTCGGAAAAAAGCTCACGCATCATGGAAATTCTCATCACGAGCGTATCTCCTTTGACCCAGATGTTTGGGAAAATTATTGGTATCTTCCTGGTGGGTCTGCTGCAAATTGCTGTTTTTGCCGCTGTGGTGTGCGCCAACCTTATGCTGCCGCATAACAGCGCTATCCTCAGTTCGGCTGGGCTGGATCTGTCGCAGTTGAATACCACAGTGCTTGGATATGGCCTGGTTTTCTACATCCTCGGTTACTTCCTGTACGCGGTATTGTTCGCTGCTGTCGGCTCCATTGTCAGCCGTACCGAAGAATTGGGGCAGGCGGTCATGCCGATTACCATGTTGTCACTGGCAGCCTTTTATATCGGTATCTTCAATATCGCCGCACCTGACACGATGTTCGTCAAGGTCGCCGGGTATATTCCGTTTTTTTCGCCGACCGTCATGCTGCTGCGGATTGGTCTGGAGCGGGCGAGCCTGCTGGAGATCTGGCTGTCACTTGCCATACTGGTTGCATCCATTCTGTTCTTCGGCTGGCTAGCCGCCAAAATCTACCGTACTGGTGTCTTAATGTACGGCAAGCGCCCTTCATTCAAGGAGCTAAGAAAGGCCATGAAGGCGTATAAGATATAG
- a CDS encoding SDR family oxidoreductase, whose amino-acid sequence MSNKIALVTGANKGIGFEVARQLGQQGITVLVGARTKSKADEAASKLQVEGIQAIGVQLEVTNAEHIAELVHFIDKEYGRLDILVNNAGILVENSGYEGDFLRDTFEVNTFAPYYITEALLPLLLKSDAGRIVNQSSALGSIQLNLSNESVQAMASPAYSASKASLNLLTVYWSQKWKDTNLKINSTHPGLVKTQMGGENAELSEADGAITAVRLATLPEDGPTGEFYYMDTQVPW is encoded by the coding sequence ATGTCTAACAAAATCGCACTTGTAACAGGTGCAAATAAAGGAATCGGTTTCGAAGTTGCCAGACAATTAGGTCAGCAAGGAATAACAGTATTGGTTGGTGCACGTACGAAATCGAAGGCCGACGAGGCTGCAAGCAAACTGCAGGTTGAAGGTATTCAAGCTATTGGTGTACAGCTCGAAGTTACGAATGCTGAGCACATTGCTGAATTGGTTCACTTCATTGATAAGGAATATGGCCGTCTAGATATACTGGTGAACAATGCGGGAATCTTGGTCGAAAATTCGGGATATGAAGGGGATTTCCTGCGTGATACGTTCGAAGTAAACACCTTCGCGCCATATTATATTACGGAAGCTTTGTTGCCACTGTTATTAAAAAGCGATGCGGGAAGAATCGTCAATCAAAGCAGTGCTTTGGGATCGATTCAGTTAAATTTATCCAACGAATCTGTGCAGGCGATGGCCAGTCCAGCATATTCGGCATCCAAAGCATCACTAAATTTGCTTACGGTATATTGGTCACAAAAATGGAAGGACACAAACCTGAAAATCAATTCCACGCATCCAGGCTTGGTCAAAACGCAAATGGGTGGGGAAAATGCAGAGCTGTCCGAAGCAGATGGAGCGATTACAGCAGTTCGGTTAGCGACTTTGCCAGAGGACGGCCCGACCGGTGAATTCTATTACATGGACACTCAAGTTCCGTGGTAA